The following are encoded together in the Mesoterricola sediminis genome:
- a CDS encoding DUF6515 family protein: protein MTTPRLFVSSLAFTLLATLPGAAQGRPWHASGGAGAPAPRPAPSAPRGSLSGGPSASWHGGGPAVGRPGGGVSWHGAPYRVLPRGYATYYWGGHPYYYASGIWYRPWRGAYLGWYPPIGICLDVLPPGYSTFWWGSDRYYVYENVYYRDAPAGGYMVAEPPEGRERAAEPRTPTPDEAALDALLITPKEGQSVERMKADRADAKRYALRKSGFDPAYSDPGDPGTPRARRAYLRALREYLETRGYEVH from the coding sequence ATGACCACGCCCCGATTGTTCGTTTCCAGCCTCGCCTTCACCTTGCTCGCCACCCTGCCCGGAGCGGCCCAGGGCCGGCCCTGGCATGCCAGCGGCGGCGCCGGAGCCCCGGCCCCCCGCCCCGCGCCCTCCGCCCCCCGCGGCTCCCTGAGCGGCGGGCCTTCCGCTAGCTGGCACGGAGGCGGCCCCGCCGTCGGCCGTCCCGGCGGCGGCGTCAGCTGGCACGGCGCCCCCTACCGCGTCCTCCCCCGCGGGTACGCCACCTACTACTGGGGCGGCCACCCCTACTACTACGCGAGCGGCATCTGGTACCGCCCCTGGCGGGGCGCCTACCTGGGCTGGTATCCCCCCATCGGCATCTGCCTGGACGTTCTCCCCCCGGGCTACAGCACCTTCTGGTGGGGCTCCGACCGCTACTACGTCTATGAGAACGTGTACTACCGCGACGCCCCCGCGGGCGGCTACATGGTCGCGGAGCCCCCGGAAGGCCGGGAGCGCGCCGCCGAGCCACGCACCCCCACCCCCGACGAGGCCGCCCTGGACGCCCTGCTCATCACGCCCAAGGAGGGCCAGAGCGTCGAGCGCATGAAGGCCGACCGGGCCGACGCCAAGCGCTACGCCCTCCGCAAGAGCGGCTTCGATCCCGCCTACAGCGATCCCGGCGACCCCGGCACCCCCCGGGCCCGCCGCGCCTACCTCCGGGCCCTGCGCGAGTACCTCGAGACCCGGGGCTACGAGGTCCACTGA
- the dinB gene encoding DNA polymerase IV, with protein MPLPPRRIAHLDMDAYFASVELLRRPDLRGLPLVIGGRRRPGQEGPGRLGDYRGRGVVTTCTYEARAFGVRSGMGLMKAAALAPEALLLHGDYETYSRVSRQFKAAVVQVAPRMEDRGIDEIYLDLTDLPGESRDLGLRLKGAVLAATGLTCSVGITPNKLLSKIASELQKPDGLTILDAADLPTRIWPLPVSAVNGIGPKATARLEALGLRTIGELAAADPALLVSTFGQAYGAWMAEAAQGRDDRDLVITREAKSMSRETTFERDLHPREDRARLTEILLDLCRRLAGDLARKGLAARTVGIKLRYEDFTTVSRDTSPGWAVSGEAGLRDAARDCLRRVPMDRRLRLLGLRAGALVPAGTAGAPRGLFDPDPDGA; from the coding sequence ATGCCCCTTCCGCCCCGGCGCATCGCCCACCTGGACATGGACGCCTACTTCGCGTCCGTGGAACTGCTCCGGCGCCCCGACCTGCGGGGGCTGCCCCTGGTGATCGGCGGCCGGCGGCGCCCGGGTCAGGAAGGTCCGGGGCGCCTGGGGGACTACCGGGGCCGGGGCGTCGTCACCACGTGCACCTACGAGGCCCGGGCCTTCGGCGTGCGCTCGGGCATGGGGCTCATGAAGGCCGCGGCCCTTGCCCCCGAGGCCCTGCTCCTGCACGGGGACTACGAGACCTACAGCCGGGTGAGCCGCCAGTTCAAGGCGGCGGTGGTCCAGGTGGCCCCCCGCATGGAGGACCGGGGCATCGATGAGATCTACCTGGACCTGACGGACCTGCCGGGGGAGAGCCGGGACCTGGGGCTGCGCCTGAAGGGGGCGGTCCTGGCGGCGACGGGGCTCACCTGCTCCGTGGGGATCACCCCGAACAAGCTCCTCAGCAAGATCGCCTCCGAACTCCAGAAACCGGACGGTCTCACGATCCTGGACGCGGCGGACCTCCCCACCCGGATCTGGCCCCTGCCGGTCTCCGCGGTGAACGGCATCGGGCCCAAGGCGACGGCCCGGCTGGAGGCCCTGGGCCTCCGCACGATCGGGGAACTGGCGGCGGCCGATCCGGCCCTGCTGGTCAGCACCTTCGGGCAGGCCTACGGGGCCTGGATGGCGGAGGCGGCCCAGGGCCGGGACGACCGTGATCTGGTGATCACCCGGGAGGCCAAGTCCATGAGCCGGGAGACCACCTTCGAACGGGACCTGCATCCCCGGGAGGACCGGGCCCGCCTCACCGAGATCCTGCTCGACCTGTGCCGTCGCTTGGCCGGCGACCTGGCCCGGAAAGGCCTGGCCGCCCGCACCGTGGGCATCAAGCTCCGCTACGAGGACTTCACCACCGTCAGCCGGGACACCTCGCCCGGATGGGCGGTGAGCGGCGAGGCCGGCCTGCGGGACGCGGCCCGGGACTGCCTGCGGCGGGTGCCCATGGACCGCCGGCTGCGCCTGCTGGGCCTGCGGGCCGGCGCCCTCGTTCCCGCCGGGACGGCCGGGGCCCCCCGGGGGCTCTTCGATCCGGATCCGGACGGAGCCTGA
- the ric gene encoding iron-sulfur cluster repair di-iron protein, which produces MRLTFESTERIGDIVLACPGTMRVFERLGLDYCCGGHRSLAEAAALAGQDVAEVQGALAGAGTGDAAVADPRALAEGGLRDLIAHIEATHHVFTRTELDRVAPLMEKVAQVHGAGHPELAEVRELFFRLRADLLPHLEKEERILFPYIRTLEGGAAACEACFGTVRGPVSVMQAEHEEAGEILRELRALTRGFQVPEDGCATYRSLLMGLEALEADLHLHIYLESHILFPRAIALEDANA; this is translated from the coding sequence ATGCGCCTCACATTCGAATCCACGGAACGCATCGGCGACATCGTGCTGGCGTGCCCAGGGACCATGCGGGTCTTCGAGCGGCTGGGACTGGACTACTGCTGCGGCGGCCACCGCAGCCTGGCGGAGGCGGCGGCCCTGGCGGGCCAGGACGTGGCGGAGGTCCAGGGGGCCCTGGCCGGCGCCGGCACCGGCGACGCGGCCGTGGCCGATCCGCGGGCCCTGGCCGAGGGGGGCCTCCGGGACCTCATCGCCCACATCGAGGCCACCCATCACGTGTTCACCCGGACGGAGCTGGACCGGGTCGCCCCCCTCATGGAGAAGGTCGCCCAGGTGCACGGCGCCGGCCACCCGGAACTGGCGGAGGTGCGCGAGCTCTTCTTCCGGCTGCGGGCCGACCTGCTTCCCCACCTGGAGAAGGAGGAGCGCATCCTCTTCCCCTACATCCGCACCCTCGAGGGCGGGGCCGCCGCCTGCGAGGCCTGCTTCGGCACCGTGCGCGGCCCCGTCTCCGTGATGCAGGCCGAGCACGAGGAGGCCGGCGAGATCCTCCGCGAGCTCCGCGCCCTCACCCGCGGCTTCCAGGTGCCCGAGGACGGCTGCGCCACCTACCGGAGCCTGCTCATGGGCCTGGAGGCCCTGGAGGCGGACCTCCACCTGCACATCTACCTCGAGTCCCACATCCTCTTCCCCCGGGCCATCGCCCTGGAGGACGCCAACGCATGA
- a CDS encoding NADP-dependent isocitrate dehydrogenase, which yields MTKDTGKIIWTGIDEAPALATYSLLPIVNAFTRAAGVEVETRDISVAGRILAAFPERLPEHQRVQDELAYLGALTQQPEANIIKLPNISASIPQLKAAIAELQAQGYPVPDYPEAPADEAEKAIQARYARILGSAVNPVLREGNSDRRVAASVKQYARKHPHKLGAWSPDAKAHVAHMTADDFYGSEVSVTLPAATVARIEFVDAAGQVKVLKEKLSLQAGEVVDASRLRVKALRAFLREQIEDAQRQGVLFSVHLKATMMKVSDPVMFGHVVSVYFEDVFMKHAGIFRELGVNPDLGLGDLYAKLKRLPDAQREAIEADIQAVYTVRPPLAMVDSDKGITNLHAGNDVIIDASMPVVIRDSGRMWGPDGKLHDVKCVIPDRCYATFYQEAIAFCREHGAFDPATMGSVSNVGLMAQKAEEYGSHDKTFKAPGDGVIRVVDADGAVLLQHDVETGDIWRACQTKDLPIRDWVKLAVARARATGAPAVFWLDRDRAHDAQLITKVEACLQDHDTKGLDIRILSPVEAMRFTLPRSKAGQDTISVTGNVLRDYLTDLFPILELGTSAKMLSIVPLLAGGGLFETGAGGSAPKHVQQFQAEGYLRWDSLGEFLALAVSLEHLGNLFGNRRALLLARTLDEATARFLEENKSPARKVGQIDNRGSHFYLALYWAQALAAQREDAALQATFAPAAAALAANEAVINAELIAAQGRPVDMGGYYHPDPVRTGKAMRPSPTLNAIIDGIA from the coding sequence ATGACGAAGGACACCGGCAAGATCATCTGGACGGGCATCGACGAGGCGCCCGCCCTGGCCACCTACTCCCTCCTCCCCATCGTCAACGCCTTCACCCGGGCCGCCGGGGTCGAGGTGGAGACCCGGGACATCTCGGTGGCCGGCCGGATTCTCGCCGCCTTCCCCGAGCGTCTGCCTGAGCACCAGCGGGTGCAGGATGAACTGGCCTACCTGGGCGCGCTGACCCAGCAGCCCGAGGCCAACATCATCAAGCTGCCCAACATCAGCGCCTCCATCCCCCAGCTCAAGGCCGCCATCGCCGAACTGCAGGCCCAGGGCTACCCGGTGCCCGACTACCCCGAGGCGCCGGCCGACGAGGCGGAGAAGGCCATCCAGGCCCGCTACGCCCGCATCCTGGGCAGCGCCGTGAACCCCGTTCTGCGCGAGGGCAACTCCGACCGGCGCGTGGCCGCCTCCGTCAAGCAGTACGCCCGGAAGCACCCCCACAAGCTCGGCGCCTGGAGCCCGGACGCCAAGGCTCACGTGGCCCACATGACGGCCGACGACTTCTACGGCAGCGAAGTGTCCGTCACCCTGCCCGCCGCTACGGTCGCCCGCATTGAATTCGTGGACGCCGCCGGCCAGGTCAAGGTCCTCAAGGAGAAGCTGAGCCTCCAGGCCGGCGAGGTGGTGGACGCCTCCCGCCTGCGGGTCAAGGCCCTCCGCGCCTTCCTCCGGGAGCAGATCGAGGACGCCCAGCGGCAGGGCGTGCTCTTCTCCGTCCACCTCAAGGCCACGATGATGAAGGTGTCCGATCCCGTCATGTTCGGGCACGTGGTGAGCGTCTACTTCGAGGACGTCTTCATGAAGCACGCCGGCATCTTCCGGGAGCTCGGCGTCAACCCGGACCTGGGCCTGGGCGATCTCTACGCCAAGCTCAAGCGGCTGCCCGACGCCCAGCGGGAGGCCATCGAGGCCGACATCCAGGCCGTCTACACGGTGCGCCCGCCCCTGGCGATGGTCGACTCGGACAAGGGCATCACCAACCTCCACGCCGGGAACGACGTCATCATCGACGCCTCCATGCCCGTCGTGATCCGGGATTCCGGCCGCATGTGGGGCCCCGACGGCAAGCTCCACGACGTCAAGTGCGTCATCCCCGACCGCTGCTACGCCACCTTCTACCAGGAGGCCATCGCCTTCTGCCGCGAGCACGGCGCCTTCGACCCCGCCACCATGGGCAGCGTCAGCAACGTCGGCCTGATGGCCCAGAAGGCCGAGGAGTACGGCTCCCACGACAAGACCTTCAAGGCCCCCGGCGACGGCGTCATCCGCGTCGTGGACGCCGACGGCGCCGTGCTCCTGCAGCACGACGTGGAGACCGGGGACATCTGGCGCGCCTGCCAGACCAAGGACCTCCCCATCCGCGACTGGGTGAAGCTCGCCGTCGCGCGGGCCCGGGCCACCGGCGCCCCCGCCGTGTTCTGGCTGGACCGCGACCGCGCCCACGACGCCCAGCTCATCACCAAGGTCGAGGCCTGCCTCCAGGACCACGACACCAAGGGCCTCGACATCCGGATCCTCAGCCCGGTCGAAGCCATGCGCTTCACCCTGCCCCGCTCCAAGGCCGGCCAGGACACCATCTCGGTGACCGGCAACGTCCTGCGCGACTACCTCACCGACCTCTTCCCCATCCTGGAGCTGGGCACCAGCGCCAAGATGCTGTCCATCGTGCCCCTCCTGGCCGGCGGCGGGCTCTTCGAGACCGGGGCCGGCGGTTCCGCGCCCAAGCACGTGCAGCAGTTCCAGGCCGAGGGCTACCTGCGGTGGGACAGCCTGGGCGAATTCCTGGCCCTGGCCGTGAGCCTCGAGCACCTGGGCAACCTCTTCGGCAACCGGCGGGCCCTCCTGCTGGCCCGCACCCTGGACGAGGCCACCGCCCGGTTCCTGGAGGAGAACAAGAGCCCCGCCCGCAAGGTCGGCCAGATCGACAACCGCGGCAGCCACTTCTACCTGGCCCTCTACTGGGCCCAGGCCCTGGCCGCCCAGCGCGAGGACGCCGCCCTCCAGGCCACCTTCGCCCCGGCCGCCGCCGCCCTCGCCGCCAACGAGGCGGTCATCAACGCCGAGCTCATCGCGGCCCAGGGCCGCCCCGTGGACATGGGCGGCTACTACCACCCCGACCCGGTCCGGACCGGCAAGGCCATGCGCCCCAGCCCCACCCTCAACGCCATCATCGACGGGATCGCCTGA
- a CDS encoding STAS domain-containing protein, which produces MKVTERDSNDVHILAPEGKITLGAGDQELGEAVRQALERGHRKILIDFTKVTVLDSSGLGELVGCYTSIRNRQGRLRICGLNSRIFNLMQMTSLHSVFEVMDTEAEALAGF; this is translated from the coding sequence ATGAAAGTCACCGAACGGGATAGCAACGACGTCCACATCCTGGCCCCTGAAGGCAAGATCACGCTGGGGGCCGGCGACCAGGAACTGGGCGAGGCCGTGCGCCAGGCCCTCGAGCGCGGCCACCGCAAGATCCTCATCGACTTCACCAAGGTCACCGTGCTGGACTCCTCGGGCCTCGGCGAACTGGTGGGCTGCTACACCTCCATCCGCAACCGGCAGGGCCGGCTGCGCATCTGCGGCCTGAACAGCCGGATCTTCAACCTGATGCAGATGACCAGCCTGCATTCCGTGTTCGAGGTCATGGACACCGAAGCCGAGGCCCTGGCCGGCTTCTGA
- a CDS encoding tRNA dihydrouridine synthase: MFERMSLGGQEIAPALFLAPMEGITHSAFRRLLSDYGGYGALFTEMLSAGAFLQEKTLESPYTRRRPCEGKVIYQFGASGREDLEAVLRKVESLAPDAVDLNLGCPAPKIRAHGWGVSLAADFPRLRTVLERFRRAWPGTLTVKVRLGDDPERWREGFLERVRLFEDLGVDAMTVHARFSGEKLKRRPRWEEFAWIAARTRLPVIGNGDICAPEDLVRHREAFAPLAGLMLGRIAVVKPWIFRAFAGLPVEPPDHAELWDRHYRYLLEDMPPERAFGRLMDFTYYYAKNFLFGHELYRGVQKARTCEEIREAALRFLEAGPTPNRGTGVSFT; the protein is encoded by the coding sequence GTGTTCGAACGGATGAGCCTCGGGGGGCAGGAGATCGCCCCCGCCCTCTTCCTGGCGCCCATGGAGGGCATCACCCATTCCGCCTTCCGGCGGCTGCTTTCCGACTACGGCGGCTACGGCGCCCTGTTCACCGAGATGCTCAGCGCCGGCGCCTTCCTCCAGGAGAAGACCCTGGAATCCCCCTACACGCGCCGCCGGCCCTGCGAAGGCAAGGTCATCTACCAGTTCGGCGCCTCGGGCAGGGAGGACCTGGAGGCCGTGCTGCGCAAGGTGGAGAGCCTGGCCCCCGACGCGGTGGACCTGAACCTGGGCTGCCCCGCCCCCAAGATCCGCGCCCACGGGTGGGGCGTCTCCCTGGCGGCGGACTTCCCCCGCCTGCGGACCGTCCTGGAGCGCTTCCGCCGCGCCTGGCCCGGGACCCTCACCGTCAAGGTCCGCCTCGGCGACGATCCGGAGCGGTGGCGCGAGGGGTTCCTGGAGCGGGTGCGGCTCTTCGAGGACCTGGGGGTGGACGCCATGACCGTCCACGCCCGGTTCTCCGGGGAGAAGCTCAAGCGCCGGCCGCGCTGGGAGGAGTTCGCCTGGATCGCGGCCCGCACGCGCCTGCCCGTCATCGGCAACGGGGACATCTGCGCGCCCGAGGACCTGGTGCGCCACCGGGAGGCCTTCGCGCCGTTGGCTGGTCTCATGCTTGGCCGGATCGCCGTGGTGAAGCCCTGGATCTTCCGGGCCTTCGCCGGCCTCCCCGTGGAGCCGCCGGACCACGCCGAGCTCTGGGACCGCCACTACCGCTACCTCCTGGAGGACATGCCCCCGGAGCGCGCCTTCGGCCGCCTCATGGACTTCACCTACTACTACGCCAAGAACTTCCTCTTCGGCCACGAGCTCTATCGGGGGGTCCAGAAGGCCCGCACCTGCGAGGAGATCCGGGAGGCCGCCCTCCGGTTCCTGGAGGCCGGTCCGACGCCGAACCGGGGGACGGGCGTCTCCTTCACCTGA
- a CDS encoding MFS transporter, producing the protein MAVEAGDPRRWALLALTSVGAFMAPLDGSIVAVALPRMGPALHLSYGASLWVQAAYLLAMAVTLIPLGRLADRAGKVRFYLAGVVVFTVGSLAAALATSGATLVAARVVQGVGGSLLSATSAAIVTGAFPPHERGRALGINVMAVYAGLSVGPPLGGFLVDHLGWPWIFLVNLPVGLVTLLWGWALLPRREASGARPGQADLGGALLMALLLSALIVPLTFSSEWGFHAPRTWGLLATVPLLLAAFLAREARVPEPILDLGLLRRNRLFASANLAALLNYCALYAVSVLTAVQLQLVMGHPARTAGWVMMGQPVMQACLSPVAGRLSDRVGSRSLATAGMLLVALGMAGLALLGRGAGLGAVVAALAVVGLGMAAFSAPNTSAIMGSVDRRQLGLAGAFLPTMRVTGQALSVALLGGIAASRLGPGGWKALLRHASTGAADAFAWGYRAAMLTGALLAVLGAVASLQRQERMDTCSNG; encoded by the coding sequence GTGGCAGTCGAAGCAGGTGATCCGAGGCGGTGGGCCCTTCTGGCCCTGACGTCCGTGGGCGCGTTCATGGCGCCCCTGGACGGCTCCATCGTGGCCGTCGCCCTGCCGCGCATGGGCCCCGCCCTCCACCTGTCGTACGGCGCCTCCCTGTGGGTCCAGGCGGCCTACCTCCTGGCCATGGCCGTGACCCTGATCCCCCTGGGCCGCCTCGCCGACCGCGCCGGCAAGGTCCGGTTCTACCTGGCGGGCGTGGTGGTCTTCACGGTGGGGTCCCTGGCGGCCGCCCTGGCCACCTCCGGCGCCACCCTGGTGGCCGCCCGCGTCGTCCAGGGCGTGGGCGGGTCCCTGCTCAGCGCCACCTCCGCCGCCATCGTCACCGGCGCCTTCCCCCCCCACGAGCGGGGCCGGGCCCTGGGCATCAACGTCATGGCCGTCTACGCCGGCCTCAGCGTGGGGCCGCCCCTGGGCGGCTTCCTGGTGGACCACCTGGGCTGGCCCTGGATCTTCCTGGTGAACCTCCCCGTGGGCCTGGTCACCCTCCTGTGGGGCTGGGCCCTCCTGCCCCGGCGGGAGGCCTCCGGCGCCCGGCCCGGCCAGGCCGATCTCGGCGGGGCCCTCCTCATGGCCCTGCTCCTTTCCGCCCTCATCGTGCCCCTGACCTTCTCCTCGGAATGGGGCTTCCACGCCCCGCGCACCTGGGGCCTGCTCGCGACCGTCCCGCTCCTCCTGGCGGCCTTCCTGGCCCGGGAGGCCCGGGTGCCGGAGCCCATCCTGGACCTCGGCCTCCTGCGCCGCAACCGGCTGTTCGCGTCGGCCAACCTGGCCGCCCTCCTGAACTACTGCGCCCTCTACGCCGTCAGCGTCCTGACCGCCGTCCAGCTCCAGCTGGTGATGGGCCATCCGGCCCGCACGGCCGGGTGGGTCATGATGGGCCAGCCGGTGATGCAGGCCTGCCTCAGCCCCGTCGCGGGCCGCCTCAGCGACCGCGTCGGCAGCCGCTCCCTGGCCACCGCGGGCATGCTCCTCGTGGCCCTGGGCATGGCCGGCCTCGCCCTCCTGGGCCGCGGCGCGGGCCTCGGCGCGGTGGTGGCCGCCCTGGCGGTGGTGGGCCTGGGCATGGCCGCCTTCAGCGCCCCCAACACCAGCGCCATCATGGGCAGCGTGGACCGGCGCCAGCTGGGCCTCGCCGGGGCCTTCCTCCCCACCATGCGGGTCACGGGGCAGGCCCTCAGCGTCGCCCTCCTGGGCGGCATCGCCGCCAGCCGCCTCGGCCCGGGCGGGTGGAAGGCCCTCCTGCGCCACGCCTCGACGGGCGCGGCGGACGCCTTCGCGTGGGGCTACCGCGCCGCCATGCTCACCGGGGCCCTGCTGGCGGTCCTGGGGGCCGTGGCGAGCCTCCAGCGCCAGGAAAGGATGGACACGTGTTCGAACGGATGA
- a CDS encoding cyclic nucleotide-binding domain-containing protein — MPEPFDPQASPIPLPPDVEAFLRTQPGIEPLAYRDGEFLVREGDAARDLFVLVDGALVVERAPLPPATAPVVVACLTSEEGLAIVGEMAHLGTQRRSASVRSSGFSRVLRLEPAHLDAILDACPALTRVICRQFSRRLRETLEALSAFQARFALDPARRMAQDGEVLYRAGEAAGGLHQLLAGAVRLEGPGGVRTVTPEHLPGGLLDLAPYLREGPRPDTAVVDGMAFLSCFAPGDRETVVRCFPREALLTLRPDRA; from the coding sequence ATGCCCGAACCATTCGATCCCCAGGCCTCCCCGATCCCGCTGCCGCCGGACGTGGAGGCCTTCCTGCGCACCCAGCCCGGCATCGAGCCCCTCGCCTACCGGGACGGCGAGTTCCTCGTGCGGGAGGGGGACGCGGCCCGCGACCTCTTCGTGCTGGTGGACGGCGCCCTCGTCGTGGAGCGGGCCCCCCTGCCCCCCGCCACCGCGCCCGTGGTGGTGGCCTGCCTGACCTCGGAGGAGGGCCTGGCCATCGTGGGGGAAATGGCCCACCTGGGGACCCAGCGGCGCTCGGCCTCCGTGCGGAGCTCCGGCTTCAGCCGCGTCCTCCGCCTGGAGCCGGCCCACCTGGACGCCATCCTCGACGCCTGCCCCGCCCTGACCCGGGTGATCTGCCGCCAGTTCAGCCGGCGCCTCCGGGAGACCCTGGAGGCCCTCTCCGCCTTCCAGGCCCGCTTCGCCCTGGACCCGGCCCGGCGCATGGCCCAGGACGGGGAGGTGCTCTACCGGGCCGGAGAGGCCGCCGGTGGGCTCCACCAGCTCCTGGCCGGCGCCGTGCGCCTGGAGGGGCCCGGGGGCGTCCGCACCGTGACCCCCGAGCACCTCCCCGGCGGATTGCTGGACCTGGCGCCCTACCTCCGGGAGGGCCCCCGGCCCGACACCGCGGTGGTGGACGGCATGGCCTTCCTCAGCTGCTTCGCCCCCGGCGACCGGGAGACCGTCGTCCGCTGTTTCCCCCGCGAGGCGCTCCTGACCCTCCGCCCTGATCGGGCATGA
- a CDS encoding RrF2 family transcriptional regulator: MHPLSQSAGYAILALSCLDDPGGEPIMVQEVAQWIGAPGPYLSKVFHSLGKARLVDTKRGRKGGVILTRPAKEITIEQIANAMDGDEWRTSCLLGLTVCSDERACPVHAFWTEERNRIYHELSNATLSDVARFERTHRLAHPPIEPAVQD, translated from the coding sequence TTGCACCCACTGTCCCAGTCCGCCGGTTACGCCATTCTCGCCCTGAGCTGTCTGGACGACCCCGGGGGCGAACCCATCATGGTCCAGGAAGTGGCCCAGTGGATCGGGGCCCCGGGCCCCTATCTCTCCAAGGTCTTCCATTCCCTGGGCAAGGCCCGGCTGGTGGACACCAAGCGGGGCCGGAAGGGCGGCGTCATCCTCACCCGCCCGGCCAAGGAGATCACGATCGAGCAGATCGCCAACGCCATGGACGGGGACGAATGGCGCACCAGCTGCCTCCTGGGCCTGACGGTGTGCTCGGATGAGCGGGCCTGCCCCGTCCACGCCTTCTGGACGGAGGAGCGCAACCGCATCTACCACGAACTCTCCAACGCGACCCTGTCGGACGTGGCCCGCTTCGAGCGCACCCACCGGCTGGCCCACCCGCCCATCGAACCCGCCGTCCAGGACTGA
- a CDS encoding ABC transporter permease: MREMRLALLRIAAHAYHIGLNLRRDAFRLLDVTLWPLVLLLSMGLFCRAFTPDPRTLALVVLGALGWRVIYHFQMEAVQIYMDNYWMGMIEHVMISPARWWEFILGGAVSALGKILVISALFLALGRWFFHASFPDARGLAAGMLACAACGLVLAVYSLGVAFLKRGDAFAFIFAFPDVIAVLSGVFYPVTVFPAPIQAFARLLPTTHAFGLVKAPLGLDEARPLLFLATLVPWLLGGILFTGWALRRARRLGKLVKMK; encoded by the coding sequence ATGCGTGAGATGCGCCTGGCCCTCCTGCGGATCGCCGCGCACGCGTACCACATCGGCCTCAACCTCCGCCGGGACGCCTTCCGTCTGCTGGACGTGACCCTCTGGCCCCTGGTGCTCCTCCTGAGCATGGGGCTCTTCTGCCGCGCCTTCACGCCGGATCCCCGGACCCTGGCCCTGGTGGTGCTGGGGGCCCTGGGCTGGCGCGTGATCTACCACTTCCAGATGGAGGCCGTCCAGATCTACATGGACAACTACTGGATGGGCATGATCGAGCACGTGATGATCAGCCCGGCCCGGTGGTGGGAGTTCATCCTGGGCGGCGCCGTGAGCGCCCTGGGCAAGATCCTCGTCATCTCGGCCCTCTTCCTGGCCCTGGGCCGGTGGTTCTTCCACGCCAGCTTCCCCGACGCCCGGGGCCTCGCCGCGGGAATGCTCGCCTGCGCTGCCTGCGGCCTGGTGCTGGCCGTGTACAGCCTGGGCGTCGCCTTCCTCAAGCGCGGCGACGCCTTCGCCTTCATCTTCGCCTTCCCCGATGTCATCGCCGTCCTCAGCGGCGTGTTCTACCCCGTCACCGTCTTCCCGGCCCCCATCCAGGCCTTCGCCCGCCTCCTTCCCACCACCCACGCCTTCGGCCTGGTGAAGGCCCCCCTGGGCCTGGACGAGGCCCGCCCGCTCCTGTTCCTGGCAACCCTCGTGCCCTGGCTGCTCGGCGGCATCCTCTTCACGGGGTGGGCCCTCCGACGCGCCCGGCGCCTGGGAAAACTGGTGAAGATGAAGTAG
- a CDS encoding ABC transporter ATP-binding protein, protein MDAVLVKQVTKAFGPGRQALAGVDLAIREGEIHGLLGPNGAGKTTLIAIMVGLTEADAGSVEIFGLDVRRELPRVQRMVNLVRGFSGVLEKVTARELLIYYALLYGAPLGRVEEVLRRTGLWARRDEEVASFSSGWRQRFFLAKGLINRPRVLFLDEPTVGLDLDAALAVRDLIRDIAREGCTILLTTHYMREAEDLCAGIDLIAGGRIVAGGSPQALKDLVRTPDLPEPTLEDVFLALTRESLEVADA, encoded by the coding sequence GTGGACGCCGTACTCGTCAAGCAGGTCACCAAGGCCTTCGGGCCCGGCCGCCAGGCCCTGGCGGGCGTGGACCTCGCCATCCGCGAAGGGGAGATCCACGGCCTCCTGGGCCCCAACGGCGCAGGCAAGACCACCCTCATCGCCATCATGGTCGGCCTCACCGAGGCGGACGCGGGCTCCGTCGAGATCTTCGGGCTGGACGTGCGCCGCGAGCTGCCCCGGGTCCAGCGCATGGTGAACCTGGTCCGCGGCTTCAGCGGCGTCCTGGAGAAGGTGACGGCCCGCGAGCTGCTGATCTACTACGCCCTCCTCTACGGCGCCCCCCTGGGGCGGGTGGAGGAGGTGCTCCGCCGCACGGGCCTCTGGGCGCGCCGGGACGAGGAGGTGGCCTCCTTCTCCAGCGGCTGGCGCCAGCGGTTCTTCCTCGCCAAGGGCCTCATCAACCGCCCCCGCGTCCTGTTCCTGGACGAGCCCACGGTGGGCCTCGACCTGGACGCCGCCCTGGCGGTGCGGGACCTGATCCGCGACATCGCCCGGGAGGGGTGCACGATCCTCCTGACCACCCATTACATGCGGGAGGCGGAAGACCTGTGCGCCGGCATCGACCTCATCGCGGGCGGCCGGATCGTCGCCGGGGGCTCGCCCCAGGCCCTCAAGGACCTGGTCCGGACCCCGGACCTGCCGGAGCCCACCCTGGAGGACGTCTTCCTCGCCCTGACCCGCGAATCGCTGGAGGTGGCGGATGCGTGA